Sequence from the Fictibacillus arsenicus genome:
CGTATAAAGTGATCTGCCGGGTTTGTATTCTTCCAGAAGCTTAACGGCAATTTCCTCAACTTCTATCGCCAAATCCAGCCATTCGTCCTGACCGACTAGTTCAAGCAAGGTTTCCTTCAAAGCTATACTTCTCGGGTCGTGGGTTTTGTACACACGATGTCCGAACCCCATAAGTTTTTCTTTTTGATCAAGCTTTTTTCGAATGACTCGTTCGGCATCCCCAACTAATGCAATTTCGTTTAAAAGGTCAATTACACCCGAAGGAGCACCTCCATGAAGCGGTCCTTTCATGGTCCCTATAGCAGAAGTGATGGCAGAAACGAGATCGGATTCTGTTGAAGCCGTAACTCTGGCAGAGAAGGTGGATGCGTTCATGCCATGTTCCAAAGTTAAGATCATATAGCTTTCAAGTGCTTTAACTTGTGCAGGATTTGGTATGATGCCATTTAACATGTAGAGGTAGTTTTCCACGTGAGACAAATCTTGACGAGGTGGAATAAACGGCAGACCTTCTGTATTTCTTTTTCTATATGCGATGATTGTTGGAATGATCGATGTAAGTTTCATAGCTTGTGAGATGGTAGGTTTCCAGTTAAAGTCTGAAGTCCCCGATGCAGAAATGACAGTTCTTAAAACACTCATCATATCCATATTTGTTGGAAGTGAGGTTAGGATTTCTATGAGGTGTTGATCCAGATCGCGATTTTTGCGCAATTCTTCTTTTGTATGCTTCAATTCTTTATCCGTTGCGAACTTCCCATGCCATAAAAGATAAGCAACTTCTTCAAAGTTATATTTGTTCAGTTCGTTTATTTCATAGCCCCGGTAAATAAGTTTTCCCTCATCCCCATCGATATGACTGATAGCTGTTTCGGCAGCAATAATGCCCTTTAACCCTTTTTGCATATCTTCATCTCCTTCTTAGTGATTTGTTATCATTGTATGGTAGATTAGTAATTAAGAAAATTAAATCTTATTAAATAGTTTATTTACTATTTTTAATAAGAAGGGGTGGAGTTAGAATGGAATTTAATTGGCTGACTACTTTCATAACTGCTGCAGAATGTGAAAATTTTAGAAGAACAGCAGAGATTCTATACATTTCTCAGCCATCCGTAACGGTTCATATTAAATCATTGGAAAAAGAAGTGGGTGCTGTTCTTTTTCATAGAGATGGAAAACGAATAAAACTGACAGAAGAAGGCAAGCGATATCTCGTTCATGCGAAGGAACTGATCCACGTTTACCAGCGGGGCTTAGAGGACATGAAATCTCTCAGTCAGGGCTATACTTCCCAGTTCTCCATCGCCATCTCGCCACTAATCGCAGATACGATCCTGCCTTCTGTGTTAAAAAGATACTTAAGTAAAAATCCTAATGTTGAGATTAATGTGAAGATCATTGAATCTATTGATATTGAAAAAGCGGTTCTGGAGGAGGAAGTAGATATCGGCTTGTCCTGTTTGAATAGCACGGATCCAGAGCTCGTTTGCAAACCTTTATATCAAGACAAATTGATCCTGGTGACGGCACAGGACGGAAGAGATTCAGAATCCGCACCGCCGCTTGATGAAGCAGAAGTATTAAACAAGAATTATTTGCTCACGAACAATCACCCAGGTTATTGGGATGTCTTATTAAAGAAGATTAAAAGTATTTATCCCTCTCAAAGAATGATGAAAGTTTCCCAGGTTCATATCACAAAAAGATTTATTAAAGAAGGACTAGGTGTTTCTTTTTTGCCAATCTCAACCGTTCGGAGAGAATTGCTGGAGGGTACGCTGCTAGAGGTGGATTGTCACTCCATTTCATTACCTGATGCTAACACATATGCCATTATGAAATATGAACATACAAGACAGAAGGAATTTGTAGAGTTCGTCTCACATTTCCGGTTCTGACGGAAAGACCTTTTGACGAGCATAGGAAAGTTATTTAAACTGACAACCAGGCTAGCGATAAACCTAGCAAGTGGCGAGCCCATCCGCTTTTGATAGAAATTTTATTGAAAATTATGTAAAATGCAGGCGGTTAAATGTATAATATAGGAAATGACACCTGAGAGTTGAACACCGGATCTTTAGAAAAAAGAAAGGGTGGTTAAAATGTTGTGGGTAATCATTGCTTTTATTGTGTTTTTCATGAGTTCAGCTGTATTTTTTGTGAGTAGAGCAGGCCAGCAAAATTTTTATTTAGACCAAAGAGAAACGTCGAAAGTAAACGATTCGTTAAAGCATTTTGTAAGATCGGGAGCTATTGTTCTGCGTGCAAAAGGTGATTGATATTAATCCCTCAACGAGTACAGTAAAATAGGAAATGAAAGACGTACAAGTTCGTGTGATTGTACGTCTTTTAAAATTTCTTGGTGGAGGTCTAAAGGATGAAAATCAAGGGTTTCGGTGGAGTGTTTTGGCGATCAAAAGATGTTGCAGCATTAAAAAACTGGTATAAAGAAACGCTTGGTATTTCTATGGATGACTGGAATGGAACGATTATCAAGCCAGATGCTGACAATGAAACGATCTTTTCTTTGTTTAAAGAACAGAGCGATTATTTTCCGGAAAATCAATCTGTCATGCTGAATTTTCAAGTGGAAGATATTGAAGCTTGGATGGAGCACTTCAATAAGGTGGGAATCCCCTTATTAAAAGAACCTGAAAAAAGTGAATATGGAACATTTATTTGGATTGCTGATCCTGAAGGAAGATGGATTGAACTTTGGGAGAAATGATCTCACAGATTGTCCAAACATAATTCCTGGTTTTGGCATATACAAGATTATAGCCTTTTAAAGGAGATTTTTTATTATGCCAAATCAACTGCAATACAGCTTGAAAACTCAATTCTCGTTTTGTGTCAGCGATAAAAAACTAAGCTGCATCTTAAGTGAGATCGCTAATCAGGGAATCAATATTAATGGATATGAGCAAAGTGTTTTTCCGACAAAAAGAAATTTCAATATGGTCAGACTAGTACCTGGTACAACTGAGTCACAAACCAAAGATGATTATTATACAGTTATCGCCATACTTAGGGATTTTGGGGTATGTTTTAATCAAAAAAAGGTCATTCAGATTCTTGATCTTCCAGCAGGAGTTCCAGGTCAAATTAATACTATTTTTGGTGCACTATGGTGCAAAGTAGATGTATTCTCAATCTACATTGGAGAGAATGATTCGCTTTATCTGGATGTTTCCGACAATCATAAAGCGATTTGTAAACTATCTCAAGATCCGATAAAGCAATGTCCTAAAAATTGTTGAATAGAGGCGCACACATAAGGAGGCGTCTTTTTTTTTGAAATTAGTTGACTAAGTCAACTAATGGAGTTTAAACTATTAATAATTTCAGACAATTTAGGAGGGCTCATGATGGATGGTAAACGTTATGTTGAACAAATACGTAATTTCAACAGATATTATGCGAGTGTTCTAGGTAAGATTGATCAAGAGATTTATAATCAATCTTTTACGCTAACCGAGGCACGAGTCATAACTGAAATCCACTTAAAAAACGGCTGTACGGCAACCGATGTAAGAGAAAATCTTGGGATTGACCGAGGTTATATGAGCCGGATTATCCAACGGCTCGAAGACGAAAATATCACGATAAAAAACCAGTCACTCGAAGATAAACGGCAGTATTCCCTCTACCTGACTGAATACGGCAAACAAGTTTACAACGATTTAGTTGAACGTGCAAATCATGGTGTGGAAAAAATGATTGAGAACGTGCCTAAACAAGAATTAACTAAGTTAGTCACATCGATGGGAGCAATAAAAAGCATTTATACACAAGAAACTTCATCTCAGAAGGAAATCGTGATTCGACCTTTTCGTTCTGGAGATGTCGGATACATTGCCTACCTGCATGGAAGGTTATACGATCATACCTATAAGTTTGGTCCGAAGTTTGAATATTACGTTATGAAAGGCTTAACAGAATTCATGCTCAATTCAGATGGGGGAGAGTTATGGGTCGCTGAAGTGGATAACCAAATAGTGGGTTCCATTGCCATTACGAAGTCGAGTGAAAATACGGCACAGCTAAGATGGTTTATTTTGGACGAAGATTATCAGGGCATGGGCATCGGGAAAAAGCTCATGGAAACAGCCCTTCATTTCTGCAAGGAGAAAAGCTATCAGCATGTGTTTTTATGGACGGTGAGCACGTTGCATGCAGCCCGATATCTCTATCAAAAATATAATTTTGAACTTACAGAAGAAAAACCAAATGAAGAGTGGACTGGAACGAAATTAATAGAAGAACGTTGGGATTTGGACATGAAAGGAATTTCGTAAAGGGGTATAAGAAAGACAAGTGTTTATGTAGCATGAAGGTAGCCCTTTGTGTTTGTCCTTAATATGGATTTATTACTGACTATTAGAGATTAGAACTCTGACACATATCCGGGGCTTCCTTCTATTATAGAATTTAGTTACAACCTAATAATACTTGTAACAGGTTGTGAAATTTCTTTTTCTCCTCTTAGAAGATCATATACAATGCCGTATTCTGCAGACAAAAAACTCAGTATATTCTTTACTTCTAGCGAAGGGTGCATTTTTCCACAAGTGTAAATATCTAAAGCGGCATACCCTTTTTCCGGCCATGTATGAATAGACATATGTGAAGTGGACAAGATAAGCACTCCTGTAACACCGTAAGGATCGAATTTATGAAAACAGCGGTTCAAAACGGTCATATTTAACCGGTTTGCAATACTCATCATCTCTGCTTCAAGTAAATTTTCGTTATTAAGAATTTGTGGATCACAATGAAATGCATCAATTGTGATGTGGTTTCCTTTTATTATCAATTTTTATAAACGCCTACCTTTACAACTATTTCAATCAATTAATTAAAGGGGAAATCTCCCTCCTCTAAATATCAAAAAAATTTCTAATTTATATACAACCCAAAAATCCGTAAAAAATTGTATGAAAGACAGATGCCCTAAAAAATATTCATTTTAAGGGCAACCTCTAAAATGTTTTATCTTATTGATATGGGTCTGTTTCTTCTTGATAAATTTGGTGGAGATTTAAACTGTTCATACGATTAACTGTTGCAGATTGACGGTGAGCAAGGGAGGTTTGACCAAATTCAAAAAGGTGATTTAGATTCTCTGGTAGTGTCCGACAAGGAACATTAATGGATACTTTTCTTTCCGTGAACATACTTGGTATTCTTGTTGCTAAATGAAATCCCCAATCACCAAAAGAAGGTATAATCGTATGATAGCTACTTACTGTCATGCCGGTATTGCTGATTGTTTCTCCGATACTCCAAAAGACAACCGGAGTATCAATGGGAGAATTAGCTTGAGATACTAAAACTCCACCATTAGCTAGAAACCCAGCTAGGCGAGTGAAAACCTCTGTTGTGTATAATTTACTTAGCGTAATATTTGCTGGATCTGGAAAGTCAACAATGATTACATTGTATTGACGCGTATTTGAACGTATGAAATGCTGTGCATCACGGATAAGAGTTCTTACTCTTGGATCATGAAAAGAATATTCGTTTAACTCACATAGCTCTGGAACACTGCTCGCAGCATGGATTACTTCTGAATCAATATCGACAAGGTCAACCGTATTAACGTCCGGGTATTTCAAAATCTCTCTTAGGGCAAGACCGTCACCGCCACCTAGGACTAAAATGTTTTTTCTGCTAAATGCCAAACTCATTGCAGGATGGACGAGTGCTTCATGATAGAAACGTTCATCCAGGGAACTGAATTGTAATTGTTCATTTAAATACATTCTTATATCCGAAATTTTTAGTACATTAATATCTTGGAATCTACTTTTGCCTTCGAAAAGTACTTTGTGATTTTGAGCTTTTATTTCCATGAGGCTATGTTTATCATATATATCACCGCCGGCTAGTGTTGTTTTTTTGAATAGATTTTTATCAGTCACTTTTCATCCTTCTTTCATAAAAATTCACATATTTTGAGTAGTATATGAAAAAATATGGTGAATGCTTGGACACTTTTTGTTCAAAAGCGTAAAAAGAATGTGGCACACTGTACTCTTGATAGACAGAAGAGAAGACGAAGGATGAAATACGTATAATAAACTCCTAATTGGTAATGAATGAAGATAAGACAACTAAAGGAGGATGTATCTATGGAAGTAAATATGAGCTCAGAAGAAGTCTTATTGGAGATTCAAGGTTTAAAGGCAAAAGGTTCGAATTTGAACAAAAAACAAGTTAAGAAAACAAATCCTCAACTCATGAGAAACGCCCTTCATTATTTTCCAAGTTGGGATGAAGCCATTGAACGAAGTAATACGGGTTGATTAAATAATAGTAAAAAGTCGCAGATCACAGATCATGCGGCTTTTTTTATTTTAGGCAGATAGTTATTTTTACCTAATATTAATAAAGCGACAGTCATGTTGATATGTACCTTTAGACTCATAGGTATAGGTAATTTAAACTGAATATTAGTAATTGTCAGAAATCTTAATTGTAAATAGTAGAAATATCACTATAATAAAAGTATTAGTTCAAAGGAGGTAGTAATTGGATGAAAAAGAAGATTTTAGCTGGTGCGTTAGCTCTAACACTTGGAGCGACAATGACCTTTAGCAGCGGTGGTAATGTGAATGCTGAAAATGGTCAGGCAAAGAAATACATAGTTATTTTTAAGGAACAAGCGAAATTACCTTCAGGATTTGGGAATGAAATCTCAAAAGCTGGTGGACAAATCGAATCGAGATTGGACAAGCTAGGTGCGGTTGAAGTTGTTTCTAGTAATCCAAACTTCCTTTCTGAAATCAAAAAATCTAGTACTGTACTAGAAGCAGGCGTACAAAATATTGTGCAGCCTGAACAAGCCGCTATTGAAGAAGTTGCACTAGTAAGTTCGTATGGTGCTGATGCAGAACTTTACAATAAATATCAATGGGATATTAAACAGGTTACTCAAAATGGAGAGTCGTGGACCCTGCCAGGCGGGACGGGTGAATCTGTAGATGGAAAAGATATTGTGGTTGGGGTTATTGATACAGGTATTGATTACACCCACCCTGACTTAAAAGATAACTATGCTTACGGTAAATCTTTTGTTCCAGGATATCCTGATG
This genomic interval carries:
- a CDS encoding citrate synthase/methylcitrate synthase codes for the protein MQKGLKGIIAAETAISHIDGDEGKLIYRGYEINELNKYNFEEVAYLLWHGKFATDKELKHTKEELRKNRDLDQHLIEILTSLPTNMDMMSVLRTVISASGTSDFNWKPTISQAMKLTSIIPTIIAYRKRNTEGLPFIPPRQDLSHVENYLYMLNGIIPNPAQVKALESYMILTLEHGMNASTFSARVTASTESDLVSAITSAIGTMKGPLHGGAPSGVIDLLNEIALVGDAERVIRKKLDQKEKLMGFGHRVYKTHDPRSIALKETLLELVGQDEWLDLAIEVEEIAVKLLEEYKPGRSLYTNVEFYAAAIMKSIHLDPSLFTPTFTASRIVGWTAHVLEQAEDNTIYRPQSAYVGKLKNKQV
- a CDS encoding LysR family transcriptional regulator, which encodes MEFNWLTTFITAAECENFRRTAEILYISQPSVTVHIKSLEKEVGAVLFHRDGKRIKLTEEGKRYLVHAKELIHVYQRGLEDMKSLSQGYTSQFSIAISPLIADTILPSVLKRYLSKNPNVEINVKIIESIDIEKAVLEEEVDIGLSCLNSTDPELVCKPLYQDKLILVTAQDGRDSESAPPLDEAEVLNKNYLLTNNHPGYWDVLLKKIKSIYPSQRMMKVSQVHITKRFIKEGLGVSFLPISTVRRELLEGTLLEVDCHSISLPDANTYAIMKYEHTRQKEFVEFVSHFRF
- a CDS encoding VOC family protein, whose translation is MKIKGFGGVFWRSKDVAALKNWYKETLGISMDDWNGTIIKPDADNETIFSLFKEQSDYFPENQSVMLNFQVEDIEAWMEHFNKVGIPLLKEPEKSEYGTFIWIADPEGRWIELWEK
- a CDS encoding bifunctional helix-turn-helix transcriptional regulator/GNAT family N-acetyltransferase; its protein translation is MMDGKRYVEQIRNFNRYYASVLGKIDQEIYNQSFTLTEARVITEIHLKNGCTATDVRENLGIDRGYMSRIIQRLEDENITIKNQSLEDKRQYSLYLTEYGKQVYNDLVERANHGVEKMIENVPKQELTKLVTSMGAIKSIYTQETSSQKEIVIRPFRSGDVGYIAYLHGRLYDHTYKFGPKFEYYVMKGLTEFMLNSDGGELWVAEVDNQIVGSIAITKSSENTAQLRWFILDEDYQGMGIGKKLMETALHFCKEKSYQHVFLWTVSTLHAARYLYQKYNFELTEEKPNEEWTGTKLIEERWDLDMKGIS
- the speD gene encoding adenosylmethionine decarboxylase produces the protein MIIKGNHITIDAFHCDPQILNNENLLEAEMMSIANRLNMTVLNRCFHKFDPYGVTGVLILSTSHMSIHTWPEKGYAALDIYTCGKMHPSLEVKNILSFLSAEYGIVYDLLRGEKEISQPVTSIIRL